The Limnospira fusiformis SAG 85.79 genomic interval TCTGTCGCGCGCCAAATCCCCGATCTGATTCATCTCTTAGTATAAGTACACTACGAGCGGTTTTGTGAAAATGTACTAGGGTTTCACAATATGATTTTCGACGTTCAGGGGATTGGGAATCCCCTAATAAAATTGTATTGGGTACTAAAGGACCAATTCCGTAGGATTCTACGAGTTGACGGGAGCCAGTGAAGGGATTATCTGCCATAATCACCCGGACTAAGCCTGCTATGGCTCGTTTTTCTAAATAATCGCGCAAAATCGCTTCTATTTCATTTCTTTGGGTCGGACTACGGGAGCCTGTGGGTAAGATGGTGCAAACAGTAAACAGGCTGACGTTATGAGAAAAATTAGCTGCTAATTCCACTAAAGACCAACGTTTATTGGGCGCACCGGAAAAGGTGAGGATATGGGGTCGCCAGTTTTTGGTGTCTGGGGTGTAACTCAGTTGAAATAAACCCCGACGCACTAGCGCCATCCAAATTCCCTGACGGATATCTCCCCAGGCGCTTTCTAGTTCTCGTCGCTCTAACCAAATATAGATACTAAAGACAATGATAGCCGCGATAATGGTGGCGATCGCATCAATGAGGAACATTACGCCTAAACAGCCGACGACTCCCAACAGAGACAATAGCCAGTGAACTTTGAAGGTGGGACGAAAGGAGGGACTTTCTAAAAAGGTCTCGATACCTGCTGCTAGGTTGAGTACCAAATAGGTGGTCAGAAAGAACATACTCAACACTGGGGCGATCAGGTTGAGGTCGCCGACAGCAACGGCGATTAATACAAATCCTAGGGTAACAACTGTGGCGATACGGGGTTCATTATCGGGTCCCGATCCGGTTCCTAGGAATTTTAACCAGTTGGGTAAAATGCCATCTTTGGCTAAGGCTTGCAGGACTCTTGGCGCTCCTAATATACTACCTAGGGCGCTCGATAGGGTGGCTCCCCACACTCCCAGCAGGATAGCGGGTCCCCAGAAAGCTATCCGTTTCATGATTAGCGCATCGACTAGGAGGCTGTCTGTATCCCCTTGCATCCACAATAGGACGGGTAGCAACATATATATTACATAACCTGTGCCGACGGCGGCGAGGGTTCCTGTAGGGATAGATTTGGTGGGGTTTTGCAGATCTCCTGACATATTGACCCCTGCCATAATTCCAGTAACGGCGGGGAAAAAGACGGCGAACACTTGCCAAAATCCTACTTTGGGGAGGTTGGTGGCAATTGCTATGTCTTGTGTGCTGGCTTCGACTGGACTACCGAATAACAGGGAGATTAGGGATAGGGCGATCGCTGCCATGATGAAGTATTGGGCTTTAATCGCTAATTTGGCGGACTTAATGGCAATTATAGCCACCATGATGGTGGTGATGATGGCTACAACTTTAATATTGAGTTGGGGAAAGGTGATGACTAGACTTTCGGCAAAACCAATGGTATACAGAGCAACGGAGATGGCTTGGGCAAAATATAAGGGTATCCCAATGGCTCCGCCGGATTCAATACCGAGGGAGCGACTAATCATATAATAGGCTCCGCCGGCTCTGACTACTTGATCAGTGGCGATCGCACAAATGGAAAGGGAGGTCAGAAAGGTGATAGATGTTGATAGGGTGACAATAGCTAAGGTTCCCCACAGTCCCACCTGACCGACTACCCATCCAAATCGCAGATACATAATCACCCCCAGGATGGTTAAAATTGAGGGAGTGAAGACACCACCAAAAGTCCCTAAACCTGCTCCGGTTTGGGAAGTTGGCGGGGGTTCTGATGATGGTGGAGATGGCAAAAAGGGTAGTTTCATGATCACACTATGTTTCAACCCAAGTCAATTAGACTTACCGGACTCGAGAAGATACTCTAAGAAGGTCTGGGCGACAACTGATAATTGTTTCCCGTTGAGGTAGGCTGCATACCAACAGCGTTGGATGGGAAATCCTACCACATCTAAAGTGGTTAGCTCTCCTCGATCGCCATACGAGTTTAATGTATGTTTGGATAAAACGGAAATCCCCAGACCTCCGGCGATCGCTTGTTTGATCGCTTCGTTGCTACCTAACTCTAGGCGTACCCGCACTGATACCTTACTCTTGTCAAATAATTTCTGCACTGCCCTACGGGTACCTGACCCAGATTCTCGCATGATAAATGGTTCATGGTTCAGCGCTTCAATGGGAATTTGGGTTTTACCGACGAGGGGATG includes:
- a CDS encoding Na-K-Cl cotransporter; this translates as MKLPFLPSPPSSEPPPTSQTGAGLGTFGGVFTPSILTILGVIMYLRFGWVVGQVGLWGTLAIVTLSTSITFLTSLSICAIATDQVVRAGGAYYMISRSLGIESGGAIGIPLYFAQAISVALYTIGFAESLVITFPQLNIKVVAIITTIMVAIIAIKSAKLAIKAQYFIMAAIALSLISLLFGSPVEASTQDIAIATNLPKVGFWQVFAVFFPAVTGIMAGVNMSGDLQNPTKSIPTGTLAAVGTGYVIYMLLPVLLWMQGDTDSLLVDALIMKRIAFWGPAILLGVWGATLSSALGSILGAPRVLQALAKDGILPNWLKFLGTGSGPDNEPRIATVVTLGFVLIAVAVGDLNLIAPVLSMFFLTTYLVLNLAAGIETFLESPSFRPTFKVHWLLSLLGVVGCLGVMFLIDAIATIIAAIIVFSIYIWLERRELESAWGDIRQGIWMALVRRGLFQLSYTPDTKNWRPHILTFSGAPNKRWSLVELAANFSHNVSLFTVCTILPTGSRSPTQRNEIEAILRDYLEKRAIAGLVRVIMADNPFTGSRQLVESYGIGPLVPNTILLGDSQSPERRKSYCETLVHFHKTARSVLILRDESDRGFGARQKIDLWWGGLNTNGGLMLILAYLLRTSLEWRGAEINLNLVVPDETAAVAAHTNLAKVVAQLRIGAKPQVIVSQGQPFPEILRSSSQDADLVFLGMATPKEDLQYSKYYEGLQKMATGLPATIFVLAAPDFAFSEVLQKD